In one Umezawaea sp. Da 62-37 genomic region, the following are encoded:
- a CDS encoding pyridoxamine 5'-phosphate oxidase family protein, with product MEPIPEHPVLFGQPVPQGELLPWSWARERLDRARDFWIATTRPDGSPHTRPVWGVWLDGGFWFSTGSSAARNLAGNPEISVHPAAADEVVVVEGAASVDVSAEAVAAYNAKYSWTFEPDGDGVRDGDGTVGAAFLVRPRVVFGWDADLRAPTRWPFFVA from the coding sequence TTGGAGCCGATTCCGGAGCATCCGGTGCTGTTCGGGCAGCCGGTGCCGCAGGGCGAGCTGCTGCCCTGGTCGTGGGCGCGCGAGCGGCTGGACCGCGCTCGCGACTTCTGGATCGCGACCACCAGGCCGGACGGCAGTCCGCACACCCGACCGGTGTGGGGCGTGTGGCTGGACGGCGGGTTCTGGTTCTCCACCGGGTCGTCGGCGGCGCGGAACCTGGCGGGCAACCCGGAGATCTCCGTGCACCCGGCCGCGGCCGACGAGGTGGTGGTCGTGGAGGGCGCGGCCTCGGTCGACGTGTCCGCCGAGGCGGTCGCGGCCTACAACGCCAAGTACTCCTGGACGTTCGAGCCGGACGGCGACGGCGTGCGCGACGGCGACGGGACGGTCGGCGCGGCGTTCCTGGTCCGGCCGAGGGTGGTCTTCGGCTGGGACGCGGACCTGCGCGCGCCGACGCGGTGGCCCTTCTTCGTGGCGTAG
- a CDS encoding elongation factor G-like protein EF-G2 has translation MGTKSNDNGHSAGLVAVDDPAKVRNVVLVGPSGAGKTTLTEALLAASGVLSRAGSVTEGTTVCDHDPAAVRQQRSVGLAIAPLRHGDFKINLIDTPGYADFVGELRAGLRAADAALFVVNAFEGLDASTTALWAECAAVGMPRAVVITRTDHHRADVRDAVVACQNAFGPGVVPLYAPRGDGLVGLITGDPAELADHAAERAELIEGIISESEDETLMERYLDGEEIDQATLVADLEKAVARGSFHPVLTVCAATGKGLPELLDGIVRAFPSPLEHPLPDVIGLYGFPRPRLAADPDGPLVAEVVRTAVDSYVGRVSVVRVFSGTLRPERPVHVSGHGLADRGHEDHDADERVAHVYSPLGAALREVPYCVAGDVCALTKLGSAETGDTVSDPDKPMLMAPWPMPEPLLPVAVVPRSRSDEDNLARNLNRLVAGDPTLRLERNAETHQMVLWCMGEAHADVVLARLRAGGAEVDTEPVRVSLRETFAAAARGHGRHVKQSGGHGQYAVCDIVVEPLPRGDGFEFVDRVVGGAVPHQFVPSVEKGIRAQLDRGLRDGHPVVDIRVTLVDGKAHSVDSSDAAFQTAGSLALKDAAANARLSLLEPTDEVSIRLPDEHLGTVLGDLSGRRGRVLGTETDSTAHTTIRAEVPSSALLRYAVELRSLTSGTASFSRRFVRFDPLPG, from the coding sequence ATGGGAACCAAGAGCAACGACAACGGCCACTCGGCGGGCCTGGTCGCCGTGGACGACCCGGCCAAGGTGCGCAACGTGGTGCTGGTCGGCCCGTCGGGGGCGGGCAAGACCACGCTGACGGAGGCGCTGCTCGCCGCGAGCGGCGTCCTCTCGCGGGCCGGGTCGGTCACCGAGGGCACCACCGTGTGCGACCACGACCCCGCCGCCGTGCGCCAGCAGCGCTCCGTCGGTCTCGCGATCGCCCCGCTGCGGCACGGCGACTTCAAGATCAACCTCATCGACACCCCCGGTTACGCCGACTTCGTCGGGGAACTGCGCGCGGGTCTGCGGGCCGCCGACGCCGCCCTGTTCGTCGTCAACGCCTTCGAGGGCCTCGACGCCTCCACCACCGCGCTGTGGGCGGAGTGCGCCGCCGTCGGGATGCCGCGCGCGGTCGTGATCACCCGGACCGACCACCACCGCGCCGACGTCCGCGACGCGGTCGTCGCCTGTCAGAACGCTTTCGGCCCCGGTGTGGTTCCCCTGTACGCGCCACGCGGCGACGGGCTGGTCGGGCTGATCACCGGGGACCCCGCCGAACTGGCCGACCACGCCGCCGAACGGGCCGAGCTGATCGAGGGGATCATCTCCGAGAGCGAGGACGAGACGCTCATGGAGCGCTACCTCGACGGCGAGGAGATCGACCAGGCCACGCTGGTCGCCGACCTGGAGAAGGCCGTGGCGCGCGGCTCGTTCCACCCGGTGCTGACGGTGTGCGCGGCGACCGGGAAGGGCCTGCCCGAACTGCTCGACGGCATCGTCCGCGCGTTCCCGTCGCCGCTGGAGCACCCGCTGCCCGACGTGATCGGCCTCTACGGCTTCCCCCGGCCCCGGCTGGCCGCCGACCCGGACGGGCCGCTGGTCGCCGAGGTCGTGCGCACCGCCGTCGACTCCTACGTCGGCCGCGTGTCGGTGGTGCGGGTGTTCTCCGGGACGCTGCGGCCCGAACGCCCGGTGCACGTGTCCGGGCACGGTTTGGCCGACCGCGGGCACGAGGACCACGACGCCGACGAGCGGGTCGCGCACGTCTACTCGCCGCTCGGGGCCGCCCTGCGCGAGGTGCCGTACTGCGTGGCGGGCGACGTGTGCGCGCTGACGAAGCTCGGTTCCGCCGAGACCGGCGACACGGTGTCCGACCCGGACAAGCCGATGCTGATGGCGCCGTGGCCGATGCCCGAGCCGCTGCTGCCGGTCGCGGTCGTGCCGCGCAGCCGCAGCGACGAGGACAACCTGGCCCGCAACCTCAACCGGCTCGTCGCGGGCGACCCGACGCTGCGCCTGGAGCGCAACGCCGAGACGCACCAGATGGTGCTGTGGTGCATGGGCGAGGCGCACGCCGACGTCGTGCTGGCCCGGTTGCGCGCGGGCGGCGCGGAGGTCGACACGGAGCCGGTGCGGGTGTCGCTGCGCGAGACGTTCGCGGCGGCGGCCAGGGGCCACGGCAGGCACGTGAAGCAGTCCGGCGGGCATGGCCAGTACGCCGTGTGCGACATCGTCGTCGAGCCGCTGCCCCGCGGCGACGGCTTCGAGTTCGTGGACCGGGTCGTCGGCGGCGCCGTGCCGCACCAGTTCGTCCCCAGCGTCGAGAAGGGCATCCGGGCGCAGCTCGACCGCGGCCTGCGGGACGGCCACCCGGTGGTCGACATCCGGGTCACCCTGGTCGACGGCAAGGCGCACTCGGTCGACTCCTCCGACGCCGCGTTCCAGACCGCGGGCTCGCTGGCGCTCAAGGACGCCGCCGCGAACGCCCGCCTGTCGCTGCTCGAACCCACCGACGAGGTCTCCATCCGCCTGCCGGACGAGCACCTCGGCACGGTGCTGGGCGACCTGTCCGGCAGGCGCGGCCGGGTGCTGGGCACCGAGACCGACTCCACCGCGCACACCACGATCCGCGCCGAGGTGCCCAGTTCGGCGCTGCTCCGGTACGCCGTGGAACTCCGCTCGCTCACCTCCGGCACGGCGTCGTTCAGCAGGCGGTTCGTCCGGTTCGACCCGCTGCCGGGCTGA
- a CDS encoding MEDS domain-containing protein → MTNVNFRHDAAVYGSDDEFLAMAVPFVVGGLDLGEPVLVTTTPANIDLLRSALGGRADDFDHAETAYFGRRPPERATEFFRYWQRRAPGSGRNVRVLAEPLWAGRTERDVRAWRRMESGLNVVLADTNVWMICPYDTRVVSEEGVAHALRTHPADVRGTESIPSSEYVDPVEYAHACDSVPLPERPADAAVLPLRGDLNALRRFIVGTAVNLGLSEDTAAMLTVAVGETLAFLRDDGHVAMWLDGGAVVCELSAAASGDLGPFAGFRPPEVHRSAETGDGLWITRQICEAVDIRTSRGVAVFRLHISGPRTAELGRW, encoded by the coding sequence ATGACCAACGTGAACTTCCGGCACGACGCGGCGGTGTACGGCAGCGACGACGAGTTCCTCGCGATGGCCGTCCCGTTCGTCGTGGGCGGGCTCGACCTGGGTGAGCCCGTCCTGGTCACCACGACGCCCGCAAACATCGACCTGCTCCGCTCGGCGCTCGGCGGGCGCGCGGACGACTTCGACCACGCCGAGACCGCCTACTTCGGCCGCAGGCCGCCGGAGCGCGCGACCGAGTTCTTCCGCTACTGGCAGCGCAGGGCGCCCGGTTCCGGCCGCAACGTGCGCGTGCTCGCCGAGCCGCTGTGGGCGGGCCGCACCGAACGCGACGTGCGCGCGTGGCGGCGGATGGAGTCCGGCCTCAACGTCGTGCTCGCGGACACCAACGTGTGGATGATCTGCCCGTACGACACCAGGGTCGTCTCGGAGGAGGGCGTCGCGCACGCGCTCAGGACGCACCCGGCGGACGTGCGCGGCACCGAGTCGATCCCGTCGTCGGAGTACGTCGACCCGGTCGAGTACGCCCACGCGTGCGACAGCGTGCCGCTGCCGGAACGCCCGGCGGACGCCGCCGTGCTGCCGCTGCGCGGCGACCTGAACGCGTTGCGCCGCTTCATCGTCGGCACCGCCGTGAACCTCGGGCTGTCCGAGGACACCGCCGCCATGCTGACCGTCGCGGTCGGCGAGACGCTGGCGTTCCTGCGTGACGACGGCCACGTGGCGATGTGGCTCGACGGCGGCGCGGTGGTGTGCGAGCTCAGCGCCGCCGCGTCCGGCGACCTCGGTCCGTTCGCCGGGTTCCGCCCGCCGGAGGTGCACCGCTCGGCGGAGACCGGCGACGGGCTGTGGATCACCCGGCAGATCTGCGAGGCGGTGGACATCAGGACGAGCCGCGGCGTGGCGGTGTTCCGGCTGCACATCTCCGGTCCGCGCACCGCCGAGCTGGGCAGGTGGTGA
- a CDS encoding STAS domain-containing protein has product MVITPQGDPPGLVLTGTIGAADLEALRSALLDGGTPAHREVRVDMRQVPFLLLGTVRTLVRTAAELAEDGRSLVLDLAPHHEWAIGAVGWANAPGLVMVNGEVRR; this is encoded by the coding sequence CGATCCTCCCGGCCTGGTCCTGACCGGAACGATAGGCGCCGCGGACCTCGAGGCCCTGCGATCGGCCCTCCTCGACGGCGGGACCCCCGCGCACCGCGAGGTCAGGGTCGACATGCGGCAGGTGCCGTTCCTGCTGCTGGGCACCGTGCGCACGCTGGTGCGCACCGCCGCCGAACTGGCGGAGGACGGCCGGAGCCTCGTCCTCGACCTCGCGCCCCACCACGAATGGGCCATCGGCGCGGTCGGGTGGGCCAACGCCCCCGGCCTGGTCATGGTGAACGGAGAAGTGCGCCGATGA